One segment of Triticum aestivum cultivar Chinese Spring chromosome 2A, IWGSC CS RefSeq v2.1, whole genome shotgun sequence DNA contains the following:
- the LOC123187388 gene encoding ACT domain-containing protein ACR2 isoform X1: MGRMDVCCAYFDPDYENLNERIYGTRVNVDNESCGKCTVVNVNSRNDHDLLLEVLQVLIGLELSIAKCYISSDGGWFMDVFHVRDQEGNKVYSKKAINYIEQAICTRDPRRFTVTRLNELASRPDVAAHYTGIEMIGHNRPGIFSEISAVLAEHGCSVMEAHAWSHKDSLACVAFVSDESTSSRISDPNRLASIQDHLGTVLGPGTSMDEDGRSARAHLLGPDGLTSHPERRLHQLMFASKDFDGQPGQVSTAFPMLSLDGYKKGTGAVVSVDRCNDKGYSVVNVECVDRPKLMFDTVCTLTDMQFNVFHASVSSRGPFACQEYYIRHRDGHMLDTLDERCLVVKGVKAAVERRTCEGVKLELCTENTAGLLSYITRVLRENGLTVTQADIAMDGDKMKNTFYVQGISDNKIDMDVVESVRRELDPLPFQVKDDELLSRGQLEGEPVADRNGFCILSLLRSKIERLSHGFISSG; the protein is encoded by the exons ATGGGGAGAATGGATGTTTGCTGTGCTTACTTCGACCCGGATTATGAGAACCTCAACGAGAGGATTTATGGGACAAG GGTTAATGTGGACAACGAGTCATGTGGTAAATGTACTGTTGTTAAC GTGAACAGTCGAAATGACCATGACCTCCTTCTTGAAGTGCTCCAAGTTTTGATTGGCCTCGAGCTGTCGATCGCAAAATGTTACATATCATCTGACGGCGGATGGTTTATGGACG TTTTCCATGTGAGAGATCAGGAAGGAAACAAGGTTTACAGTAAGAAGGCCATAAACTATATAGAGCAg GCAATATGTACTAGAGATCCTCGGAGGTTCACAGTGACGAGATTGAATGAGCTTGCGTCTAGACCTGATGTTGCCGCACACTATACGGGAATTGAGATGATTGGCCACAACCGGCCTGGAATTTTCTCTGAGATATCTGCTGTTCTTGCAGAGCATGGGTGTAGTGTTATGGAAGCGCATGCTTGGAGCCACAAGGATAGCTTAGCCTGTGTTGCATTTGTGTCTGATGAATCAACATCATCCCGCATCAGTGATCCAAACCGCTTAGCCTCTATTCAGGACCATCTTGGAACTGTTCTTGGACCTGGTACCTCAATGGATGAAGATGGGCGTAGCGCAAGAGCTCATCTGCTTGGGCCTGATGGCCTGACAAGCCATCCCGAGCGTCGGTTGCACCAGCTAATGTTTGCTAGTAAAGACTTTGATGGACAACCAGGACAGGTATCTACTGCCTTCCCAATGCTTAGTTTGGATGGCTACAAAAAGGGCACGGGGGCAGTGGTCTCTGTTGATCGGTGCAATGACAAAGGATACTCGGTCGTAAATGTGGAATGTGTGGACCGGCCGAAGTTGATGTTTGACACTGTGTGCACGCTTACGGACATGCAATTTAATGTTTTCCATGCCTCGGTTTCTTCCCGTGGGCCTTTTGCCTGTCAG GAGTACTACATCAGGCACAGGGATGGACATATGCTAGACACTCTGGATGAAAGATGCTTAGTTGTGAAAGGTGTTAAAGCTGCAGTCGAGCGTCGAACTTGTGAG GGTGTGAAGCTGGAGCTATGCACGGAGAATACTGCCGGTCTCCTCTCTTACATCACTAGGGTCCTCCGGGAGAACGGGTTAACTGTTACACAGGCAGACATCGCAATGGACGGGGACAAGATGAAGAACACATTCTACGTCCAAGGCATCTCAGACAACAAGATTGACATGGACGTCGTCGAGTCTGTCAGGAGAGAGCTCGATCCCCTGCCCTTCCAGGTGAAGGATGATGAGCTTCTGTCCCGGGGGCAATTGGAAGGCGAACCGGTGGCCGACAGAAATGGCTTCTGCATCCTTAGCCTGCTGAGGTCCAAGATAGAGAGACTGTCTCATGGTTTCATCTCCTCAGGGTAG
- the LOC123187388 gene encoding ACT domain-containing protein ACR2 isoform X2 has product MFAVLTSTRIMRTSTRGFMGQGLMWTTSHVVNVLLLTRNDHDLLLEVLQVLIGLELSIAKCYISSDGGWFMDVFHVRDQEGNKVYSKKAINYIEQAICTRDPRRFTVTRLNELASRPDVAAHYTGIEMIGHNRPGIFSEISAVLAEHGCSVMEAHAWSHKDSLACVAFVSDESTSSRISDPNRLASIQDHLGTVLGPGTSMDEDGRSARAHLLGPDGLTSHPERRLHQLMFASKDFDGQPGQVSTAFPMLSLDGYKKGTGAVVSVDRCNDKGYSVVNVECVDRPKLMFDTVCTLTDMQFNVFHASVSSRGPFACQEYYIRHRDGHMLDTLDERCLVVKGVKAAVERRTCEGVKLELCTENTAGLLSYITRVLRENGLTVTQADIAMDGDKMKNTFYVQGISDNKIDMDVVESVRRELDPLPFQVKDDELLSRGQLEGEPVADRNGFCILSLLRSKIERLSHGFISSG; this is encoded by the exons ATGTTTGCTGTGCTTACTTCGACCCGGATTATGAGAACCTCAACGAGAGGATTTATGGGACAAG GGTTAATGTGGACAACGAGTCATGTGGTAAATGTACTGTTGTTAAC TCGAAATGACCATGACCTCCTTCTTGAAGTGCTCCAAGTTTTGATTGGCCTCGAGCTGTCGATCGCAAAATGTTACATATCATCTGACGGCGGATGGTTTATGGACG TTTTCCATGTGAGAGATCAGGAAGGAAACAAGGTTTACAGTAAGAAGGCCATAAACTATATAGAGCAg GCAATATGTACTAGAGATCCTCGGAGGTTCACAGTGACGAGATTGAATGAGCTTGCGTCTAGACCTGATGTTGCCGCACACTATACGGGAATTGAGATGATTGGCCACAACCGGCCTGGAATTTTCTCTGAGATATCTGCTGTTCTTGCAGAGCATGGGTGTAGTGTTATGGAAGCGCATGCTTGGAGCCACAAGGATAGCTTAGCCTGTGTTGCATTTGTGTCTGATGAATCAACATCATCCCGCATCAGTGATCCAAACCGCTTAGCCTCTATTCAGGACCATCTTGGAACTGTTCTTGGACCTGGTACCTCAATGGATGAAGATGGGCGTAGCGCAAGAGCTCATCTGCTTGGGCCTGATGGCCTGACAAGCCATCCCGAGCGTCGGTTGCACCAGCTAATGTTTGCTAGTAAAGACTTTGATGGACAACCAGGACAGGTATCTACTGCCTTCCCAATGCTTAGTTTGGATGGCTACAAAAAGGGCACGGGGGCAGTGGTCTCTGTTGATCGGTGCAATGACAAAGGATACTCGGTCGTAAATGTGGAATGTGTGGACCGGCCGAAGTTGATGTTTGACACTGTGTGCACGCTTACGGACATGCAATTTAATGTTTTCCATGCCTCGGTTTCTTCCCGTGGGCCTTTTGCCTGTCAG GAGTACTACATCAGGCACAGGGATGGACATATGCTAGACACTCTGGATGAAAGATGCTTAGTTGTGAAAGGTGTTAAAGCTGCAGTCGAGCGTCGAACTTGTGAG GGTGTGAAGCTGGAGCTATGCACGGAGAATACTGCCGGTCTCCTCTCTTACATCACTAGGGTCCTCCGGGAGAACGGGTTAACTGTTACACAGGCAGACATCGCAATGGACGGGGACAAGATGAAGAACACATTCTACGTCCAAGGCATCTCAGACAACAAGATTGACATGGACGTCGTCGAGTCTGTCAGGAGAGAGCTCGATCCCCTGCCCTTCCAGGTGAAGGATGATGAGCTTCTGTCCCGGGGGCAATTGGAAGGCGAACCGGTGGCCGACAGAAATGGCTTCTGCATCCTTAGCCTGCTGAGGTCCAAGATAGAGAGACTGTCTCATGGTTTCATCTCCTCAGGGTAG
- the LOC123187388 gene encoding ACT domain-containing protein ACR2 isoform X3, whose product MVYGRYGLKENPTVVVYVFHVRDQEGNKVYSKKAINYIEQAICTRDPRRFTVTRLNELASRPDVAAHYTGIEMIGHNRPGIFSEISAVLAEHGCSVMEAHAWSHKDSLACVAFVSDESTSSRISDPNRLASIQDHLGTVLGPGTSMDEDGRSARAHLLGPDGLTSHPERRLHQLMFASKDFDGQPGQVSTAFPMLSLDGYKKGTGAVVSVDRCNDKGYSVVNVECVDRPKLMFDTVCTLTDMQFNVFHASVSSRGPFACQEYYIRHRDGHMLDTLDERCLVVKGVKAAVERRTCEGVKLELCTENTAGLLSYITRVLRENGLTVTQADIAMDGDKMKNTFYVQGISDNKIDMDVVESVRRELDPLPFQVKDDELLSRGQLEGEPVADRNGFCILSLLRSKIERLSHGFISSG is encoded by the exons ATGGTTTATGGACGGTATGGCCTGAAGGAAAATCCAACTGTAGTAGTTTATG TTTTCCATGTGAGAGATCAGGAAGGAAACAAGGTTTACAGTAAGAAGGCCATAAACTATATAGAGCAg GCAATATGTACTAGAGATCCTCGGAGGTTCACAGTGACGAGATTGAATGAGCTTGCGTCTAGACCTGATGTTGCCGCACACTATACGGGAATTGAGATGATTGGCCACAACCGGCCTGGAATTTTCTCTGAGATATCTGCTGTTCTTGCAGAGCATGGGTGTAGTGTTATGGAAGCGCATGCTTGGAGCCACAAGGATAGCTTAGCCTGTGTTGCATTTGTGTCTGATGAATCAACATCATCCCGCATCAGTGATCCAAACCGCTTAGCCTCTATTCAGGACCATCTTGGAACTGTTCTTGGACCTGGTACCTCAATGGATGAAGATGGGCGTAGCGCAAGAGCTCATCTGCTTGGGCCTGATGGCCTGACAAGCCATCCCGAGCGTCGGTTGCACCAGCTAATGTTTGCTAGTAAAGACTTTGATGGACAACCAGGACAGGTATCTACTGCCTTCCCAATGCTTAGTTTGGATGGCTACAAAAAGGGCACGGGGGCAGTGGTCTCTGTTGATCGGTGCAATGACAAAGGATACTCGGTCGTAAATGTGGAATGTGTGGACCGGCCGAAGTTGATGTTTGACACTGTGTGCACGCTTACGGACATGCAATTTAATGTTTTCCATGCCTCGGTTTCTTCCCGTGGGCCTTTTGCCTGTCAG GAGTACTACATCAGGCACAGGGATGGACATATGCTAGACACTCTGGATGAAAGATGCTTAGTTGTGAAAGGTGTTAAAGCTGCAGTCGAGCGTCGAACTTGTGAG GGTGTGAAGCTGGAGCTATGCACGGAGAATACTGCCGGTCTCCTCTCTTACATCACTAGGGTCCTCCGGGAGAACGGGTTAACTGTTACACAGGCAGACATCGCAATGGACGGGGACAAGATGAAGAACACATTCTACGTCCAAGGCATCTCAGACAACAAGATTGACATGGACGTCGTCGAGTCTGTCAGGAGAGAGCTCGATCCCCTGCCCTTCCAGGTGAAGGATGATGAGCTTCTGTCCCGGGGGCAATTGGAAGGCGAACCGGTGGCCGACAGAAATGGCTTCTGCATCCTTAGCCTGCTGAGGTCCAAGATAGAGAGACTGTCTCATGGTTTCATCTCCTCAGGGTAG